The Ptiloglossa arizonensis isolate GNS036 chromosome 4, iyPtiAriz1_principal, whole genome shotgun sequence genome contains the following window.
AGAATATTCATTACCGTGAACATTGTTAAGATTCCGTACGCATTCGAGTAGTGCACTAGCACGTACTACGGATCTGTTGATAATCAAATTGCTCGAATGAAGGGAATACGATAGGGCATGAAGGACGTTTATGGCCTACGTGAGTCGTTCCATGTAACATTTACCTCGCGTATATAGGAACACCACGTTGAGTAATGTTTACGTTGGGCTACACGAAAAATGTATCTTGCCATCGTAAATATAATCTTACCGGGTGTTGAAATGTCTTACACGATAGCGGAGCTTTACTGCAATTAATCTTGCATCCGTACTCCAATAATGGGGGCATGTGGAAAATACGATGAACTTCTGGATGGGTGATTTGTTTGTTTGTGTACAGTAGAGTATTTCataatttatgtaaaattttgataatttcttggATAAATTGTCTCATTGTTTTGTTCTAAATACTAATCAACAGATTAAAGTTTCTTATGTATTGTGATTAAATTACGAGATTAATACATTCAATGCGAGATTTGAAGGTGCAGGCAGAAATCCACAGTCACGTTTTGCATGCATAAATTAACGCACGATTGAACATTTATGGGCGACCGCAACATCTAAAGGATTAATATAAAACGACCTTTgtcgaaacaaaattaaaacaatatatTTATTGATTCGTTCATTACTTAATCGATGAAACATCGAATGAAATTTGTAACTGCAGTGTAATACTTTGTAATAATTTAGCACTCGTTGAGGACATtgcgattatttatttattgtacgaAACAGTAACTTGTAATCTTGTAAAATCTTGATGAATAATAATCATTGtaatagtaataaattataaactattttactataatataataataaaactttGATTTGTGTAGTTACatgaataggttgttcgataagttttgtcattcgataaaacttattgaacaaaaaGTTCCATACAGATAAGGGTCTTACACTAATTGTAAGTAATagttcgttcgataagttttgtcgttattgaacaatatagtactaggttcatcgataagttttatcgaacgacaaaacttattgaacaacctattacttacAATTAGTGTAAAACCCATATCTGTATGGAAGAGTTTTTCTTAAAATGATTTTTCCAACAAATTGTTAAAGAGTTTTGATAAAACGGTAATgataaatcgagaaacaataCATCAAACAGTTACTCTATTAACTACCCAATGGTGTACTGAATAAGATAGTATTTTTTGAACAACGAAGATTACTTGAAATCTGTTCTCTTTTACGAGGGAAAACTTGCCCTGCACTATTATTTCAGGTAATTATTTCTTATCGCTCATTAAAATCACGAATGATGTTTATGATTATAGAAAAATGGTGGTCTCTTAAGGATATTTCCAGAAGGCTGGCGCGATCAAGTAGCGGACATAGAACCCCTTTTCGATAGAATATTGTTCTTCTGGTCCGACAGGAGAAATCCACATGAGGTACAGCCAGCATATGAAACCAGATACGCAATCACTCTGTGGTACTTCGACGCCGAAGAAAGGAACCAAGCTTGCCGAAGATATCAAAGAGAAAGTGGGTATATTAGTTGGAATCAAGACACGAACGAAATTCAACGTATAATTGCCAAAAATGAGCCTTAGAATTTTTCCCCTTCAATTTTAACTCGCAGAAAAGCTGTAACATATTGAACTTTTAACCGTCATTTTTTCGCTTCGGCGGCCATTATTCGTATCGCTCGAAAAAAGTTAAGGAATCACATTTTTTAGACAATTCCGAAGAAATCTCGGATATTTAATCTCGGGCCTGTAATAGTTTTACTGGATACTCGGGATTATATGTCGCATTTTAATCTACTTACGGGTCTATGATCGAAATTATTAGCAATATTGCAAAACGGTTTAGATCAAAATGGAACGGTTTCGAATGAGACACGTGGCGAACAAAACCAGTTACCTGGTCAAGGTTGCTTTTcgaatgtaataggttgttgttcgataagttttatcgaacgacaaaatttattgagcaacgtagtactgtactgttcaataagttttatcgaacgacaaaacttattgaataacttAGTAGTGTACAATTCCTACTTATACGTCATGCTATTTGAGAGATGGCACGTGCCTGTAGGTTTATAAAAAACAAGAGGTAAGACAATGGCGGAGGAAAATCTCTGGGACTTTTGAGTGGCCAATTAATTTTGTTCCGATCACAGTGGATAGTTCTTGAAAATTGTTGTTACTTTTTCAAAAGAAGTCACGTACTTCTTTGCAAGTAACGTTGTAGCTTCGAGAAAAGTAGAAAGAATTACTTATATTAGTAATGATTCTAGTAAATAGTGTTCCAATTAATTCGACACTTTTGAACAAGTCCATAGATCTCTTTGAGATCGAGTAAATCTTTGTTACTAGTCTAAAGGACATCATTTTGAGTATCAACGTTAAGAATGAATTGAAGTATTGTATTAAATGTAAAGATGATATTGTATAATATGACTATAAGTAATACgagttatctttttttttttcttcaatcttACTCGAAGTTATCATACAATTTTGTACACGAGAAAAGGTACGGTATTTCATTTATACTCCAATTATGAGCAAGTAATGTGACGTTCACATCGAAACCGATTCAACCTTTATTTGAAACATTATTTGAATTTACCAATGACGTATATCGATTGAAATGGAATATTTTGTACGACGATAATTTATTACATATTAAAACCATTTAAATATGTAGTCTTCTAATTTTGATCATTGTAATTAGAAATaatgaaactataaattttaccACACACAATTAaacgtttattattttcttacacTGTTGACTTAATTTTTAGGAGAATTACACGCGAAGAAAGAGAGCTCGTGAGACATGGAGTGTGAAGGACCGTCACACCGTCCGTCGACTGAAATTGTAACTCTACTAGCTAAACTTATACACCTGTACATAGCTACACGAAGAAAGCACTGGTACATAAAATATTgcgtattattatatattaagaTATAGTCGATTATAAGAGATACTGAGATCGCAGTTATAAAAAAAGTCTAAGGATGTGCAATAGATATAAgcgcgttctttcttttttttttcttttttttttacatgcgGCACTGTAATATATTCGAATGGGTAAGTACGCGATAGCTCTTACAATTCAcaactataaatataattaataatctGCGTTTTTTCTAACATTTTACGCTCATACTTTAATTGAACGTTTGAAAAGTAAAATTTGAGCAATTGCTTGCCACTCGATTGAAGATTTGTTCGTTGTCGACACAATACTTAGCTTTTAATAGTTGGAGTACGAAGAATTCTTACAGCAATTTGTAATTCGTACAATTGCTGAGGTACATAATGTACAGAAAAAAGGGTGTATGTGTATACGTAAGACAAGAAAGAGAGAATGTGTGTGTGAATAAGTGTATGtatgagggagagagagagaaagcgatttgaataataaaataatgtttccatttgtaaaactttccgaaactatGTCATAACTATTATATTTCAAATACATTTGTTCCCTTATCTTCTGTATAGCTGATATTGTTAATAGCAATTCAGCtcattattaatataaaatgcGATATTCGCGAAACTCTCACGATTTATTATTGCAtctcatacgttacacgttgttctaCAAATTATAATCCTTACACTAATGTTTGATTGAATGGCCAGTAATTGACTTATGCTTCCAGTGCAGTGAATTGAGATATGCCGGGGCCCAGTCTGTACCTGTAATATTGTTATGTACATTATGAAGATGTAGAAACACTGTGTTTACTATTGTATGTATCTATTTATATAAATCGAtaaggaaaatggaaaaaaaaataaatgcgtACTTCCTGTGTTCCACATAGAAAGTCTGATATACAAATTTGTTAGTCAATCTGAGAGAGAAGGAGAATGTTGAATTTTTCCAAGGTGTATTATGTTGATACTATTAAACTTATTCGATCGTAAGAATATATGTTAATAAGTTATTCTTCAATTCTCTTTTATTGTATTATTGGACACTGAGGACCAACAAATCACACAGTATCCTCAATGAGAGATTAAGTTATTTTCAATGGTTGAACTCAATTTAATGTGCTCTTATATTTAGTAGTGAAGATTGTTGTGGACTAAGTTGTAAATTGAAGACGCATTTTTGAAGTATTGTAAAAGTGATGAAAATTGTgatgtgaaaataaatattgtacaaaatcgGCATGTAATTGTTCATAGAAGAGTGGTGGGTATGGTGAATTAAGTATCGAATTTGCCTCGATAAAAAACTCCTTACtgtatttgtttatattttctgtattttttaattttcatataattggaaattaataatcATCCATATCTTTGGGGATAGCACAATGCTCGATTAAATCTAGGGCTGGAACGTATACTTTAAATGAATATTCATTCTTCGGAAATACTCCAGGATTGATTACATGACAATTTGAGTAAGTAGTCGCATACGCTTCAAATTTGTCCGCGACTACAATCACATCCGGAGTTGGATACATCTGTAAAGCATGATCCTGCTTCCAATATACTGGAATTATGGAAAGACTTAACGGAACCAAATGGGATTGGCAAATGATTGACTTGGCAAACTAAAAAATCATATAAAAATGAAGTAATACAACTTTTCAATAATGAGTGTAAGCAAATATTAATGCAATAAAACTTACATGATCATAAATATTTCCTTCTTGTGGAAAGTGAAGTGCATTTCTACACATTTTTGTTAAAGTATTCTCCCTTAGTACTACAATCTCTTTTGTGCAATATTGAATTCTGCATGGATTAGTAGTAAATATTGCACCaggtatattttttctaaaatctTCTGTAAGATATTTTGGAAGTGGTGACCTTGGCAAGATTTTTGGTGATCCCACATCGTCCAGTCCAGGTACAAAAATGAATTTAGAAAATTCTTTTATGTCTGGAAACTGCATTATTAAATCAGCCAGATCTTTAAGTCCATCTTTTAATTTCTGTACACTTGTTAAATTTTCTGGAAAGCTTAAGAAATGACCACACAATATAAAAGCAATAGGTGGACATTGGGCATATCCTTGTAACATAGTTCTAAATTTATGTAAAACAATTACATCATCTAACCACATTTCAGACACAAAAATAATCATTCCATCTTTATTACATTCTTCGTGACTTTTTAACTTTTCTGAAAGCTTCAAAGAGAGATTATGCAAACCACCAAAAGTATTAATATCACCAAAATCTGCACGTGCATTGCTAGATGATTCTGCTGGTGGAAAACCTATATCTTCTACATATAAGACACCATCCCTATAATCTCCACTAGCTATTACTATAGAAGCTTCCATGATTAATCCATCTCGAAAATTGTATAGAATTGTtaaggaaaataatatttataagtatTACTTGTATGCAAATAATAtgtgaaattaatattataaaggCTCTTAAAGGATATTGCTTTTTCCAAATCAACTTTAATCGTTCCTCCTGTGTCTTCCAGATAATATTGACCTTCTGTTAATTGCGTCAAAAGACCCATTACATAAACATTTCCTCCTTTACTTTcacttaataaatattcaataggtACTAATTCAAtccaattttctttcttctcacCAAGTTTGGGAGGAACAAATAATTCGTGCCTTAAAGTTCTGTACCAAAGTAATTCAAACCGATCTTTAAATATTAGAGATTTATATTGTGCTCCAGGATATAAATCTGGCAGTATAGTTGTCAAAACAAACTTTTTCTCTGATAAATTATGTTTAATTTTTGGTATATCGAATGCATGTATCACATTTAACACAGTTTCTGTAGTTTTCAAAGTATTTGGTCTTACACACTCTTCTATTGCTAGCTTGAGATTTGCCAATGTAATATGTGGATCATTTAAATTTTGTGCTAAAATTTGTTCCACAATTTGTATAAGCCAAGTTTTACGTTTATGTTCTTCTTCATTTAAAAGTTCTTTAGCGAGTGAAACACTGAGCTTCCTGAATagtataaaataaacaaatttcatattttgaaaggttaaaaaacaaacatttatataaatgtaaaaaCTTGGTATACCTTGGAAGTACAAGACCGTAAAGAGAAAAAGTGCCTTGTATTGTTCTCACTAATTTTTCATCAGCCATAATTAGAATATTATGATcaaataatgtatatttatgCACACTATATATTAAAGAAGACGAAAGTATGTATTTTTAGAATAACAAATAATCACTGACGTAAGGTAAATAATTCATAACACCAATgcacatatttaaaaaaaacaagtAATCAAATATACTATGGTTAGTGTATAACTGTTGGCTTTTTTTTACATATTCACGATTGAATTCGCATTGTCTTCATTAACAGTTGTAACTATTGAATACATTGTAAAAATTTCCCGCCTTTTTATTGTGcgttaaatttacatttaaaaattcaatttacgaaTGAAAACGTTTATTCATTTTAATTATGCACCTATGTACTTCTACAAGTAATACATAATTCATAGTTACATAATTATAATACTTATATTGAAGAAAAGTAGAATTTATGGAACATTAAGTACCtctaattgaaatatttctgttcaatcagttcgcagtACAACATACATTTACATATGTATGCAATTTAATGCGTCGACTCAACAGCATGCCTGAATCACATGAATGGCGTGTCGTCTGTAAGAAGGAAGTTTATGATATCTTTTCATTCAAATAACCATATATTGGTAACAAATTTTGTGAGTAATGTTTAATATGATAAAACATATTATgttaaatttagaaataaaacatttattatattatCTTATCTAGAGAAAATTACTTTCTTACGATTAACCTACAATTCGTTTAACAATAAAAGACAATATTTAAAAGTGATAAACTGATACAAGAATGGATAAACGTTTAGCTATGCATTTAACTTTATGTGTGGTTGGCTTTATTAGTATTCCCGCTGGTTGGTATATGATAAATAGAAAGTATGTACCAAAAGAACAGAGACAACATCCTTTGATCAAATACCTAGACAAATATTTTGACGAATaaagaatgtaaaaataataatagaaataaatatgaTTACTTATTATAATTTGGcgttattattaattcttttatattcataagataaaaaaattaataacttttgtatctattaacaaataataggttcaaatgacaaaacttatcgagcaacctagtactataatgttcaataagttttaacgaacaacaaaacttattgaataacctagTAATATTAAACAACAAAGTTCTTTAAGATATAAATTTGATAATAGATATTTGTCTTAGAACTTTTGTCTAAAGTTGTATTCTTTTAGATATCACTTTTAGGCAGTTTTTGGGATAAACGATAATTAGTTTCTTATTAGAACCTATTGGTtaaggaatttaatatttttcacgcaTATTGGAATGTTTAAAGAAagaacaatattatttttatgtacTTATATTTACTATTACTTATACTATTACATGGTTGCTGAAGTATATCGTTTTAAATGGCTTTCATGATATCTCAATATAGAATTAATCAgtcgttttcaaattttatatacatacaaatCAGATGCATGTTTATCTTTTGAACTAGAATTAgatcaatattttcaaagatttttttgtattactttcagaaattaaaattttcatgataaaaaggtttgtattttcaatttctttctatttcaaaagataaaatattttccaattctaTCCAAGCTCTTAAGAATAGTATAATAAACTATAAATGTGCTAATGACAGTCTCAAAAATTGTATTGTCTTTTTCAATTATAGTGTACACTTGCAAACTTAAATGGTTTGCAAGATAATAACTTATAGTCAATTTActaatgatttttaaaaatactagtTCAAATTTTTAGAACTGAATCAGTTACACATATTTACTCTACTTTTTTATGGATGTAATGGTACAAAGTGatcattttgtacaaaattttattttaaggtGTACATACAATGTACAtacaataaatatgtatacatgGAAATCATGCTAACAGAACAAAATCTCTTTATGAGCTCAAAGACAAACGTGCAGGTAAAagtaaaaagtaataataattattaaattataacgaatatttgtaaagtttaaataaataaatatatatatatatatatgtatatataaataaatatattacaatcaCAGAGGAGCTTAATTACAACCTTTAATAGTAGGCAGGTGATCGAAGTCCTGCTGATGATGTATGGAGGAGCTTCTCGGCCGATTTTCATTTTGACTATGTACTGAAGCACCAGCCTTAGGAAGTTGAGGTAAAACCATTTGACTGTAGTTACTattctaaaatataatattaatattataataaaatttgattattttaccgtattttatacataaattttttaatttacttttaaacCACTGTTAAATTCGGTACCCACAAATCAACACGTTTATAATCGTGCGATTGAACTTACTCTTGAACGATCCCGGTATTTCTTAAGCTTCTCGAATTCTTCCATTTCGGCTTCGGGCATTTTAAAGTGAAAGTTCTCGAAATAGGGATGTTGAAGGAGCTGTTCACAGGACCATCTTTGATTGGGATCTTTATCCAAACATTTTTGAAGAAAGTCAAGCTGTTGAATGAAATTGAATAACATTATATTTCAATGTAAATTGCAGTTACTCGGTGTACCaaggaaaagaacacaaacaAGAAGCGTACCTGTAGAGCAGTGTTGCCTCTATTAGGTAGAGCATCTTCGAGAGGGGTAAGAGTTTGAGGAGCCGGTAAGCTGATGCCAgcaaaaaattcattttgttggaaaattgCCATGTGTCTTGGCAACAGGTCGCCTATAGTCCTTCGGATCAAGTATAGTTGATCCACGTCCGATTTTCCTGGCCATAGTGCTTCTCCGCGTATTAATTCCGCGAAGACACAACCTATTGCCCATACGTCGACCGGAGTACCATATTGGGTATCTCCGACCTGTTGAAAAGAGGTACATAACACAAATGCTGTGTTTTTACCAAATGCTTATCGACGTATACACATTAATGGGAGACAAACTGGGACGAACTTCAACATTGTTTTGCTAGGATACGATTTATTTTCgacacgtgtttttttttcaacttttatCCTTATGTCGAGTAGGTTGCATAGAATTAGATCAAAATTTTACATCGAATATTCATAAATGTATACCAGAGAATAATAACGATATAAAATATATCTTTCGAAGATGAAGTACCAGCTAATAGATGGTCCACTTGGATGGGGCCAAGGACATGGGGCTTAATTGACCAAAGAAGATTActtaaattatttagaaaattaccAGTAGTTCGGGCGCTCTGTACCATCTAGTTGCAACGTAttctgtgtagttttcaccaGGACTGAGCATTCGCGCGAAACCAAAGTCGCACAATTTCACCACTCCTTCGGCTGTGATCAGAATGTTTTCAGGCTTCACGTCTCTGTGCACGCAACCTAACCGATGACAATACGCGACACCCTGTAGAATTTGCCACGTGAGTTGCTTCGTGGTGATTTCTGGACAACCATTTGGATATCTTTCCATCTCGTTCAGTAGGGTGTACTCGCAGTATTCGAAGACCAGATGCAACTTCCGTTTCCGCCTGAAGACTTCCAAAAGATTGACAAGATTCGGGTGTTTGAGGTTCTGCAATATACACGTTACGTAAGATTAAATGGACATCGAGTTTAATAATTGGGACGTTGACAATTGAATTCTACTTTGTACAATGTTTATACAAATTTGATAAAGTAATCGGAAGTATATTTCTTCCTTGAAATGCAAtatggttgttcggaaagtcatttcgttttttttttttttttttgacgaaaatgaaacacgatttttttagagtgtataaacatttcattaaatcatatattctccattttggaaaacgaaattactttccgaacaactcgataatttcgaagCATCTTATTGTTCCACAGAAATAAAGTATCGATGTAGATTATTGTTGGTTACATTGAAACGgacttgatatttttttataacatcgatagaacagaaattatcGAGAGAACGACGAAGCTAGATTTTGGGTGACTGTTCCCCCGATTATGAgatcatttttctttcgtttatttattcatctatTCTTCTGGGTGTCGTTTGATATTGTACTTGAATTTTCACCGCTAGTACTCTCGCAAGAAACAAAGTATACCCGACGAAAAAGTGGTAAAGAAAACTATTTCTTTAAACGGTTAATCTAAACACAAAAAAAATAGTTTAGATTGAAAAACAGTAGctctctaacccagacctaactgcTTGAAGAAACATCTTTCTGTTAAATATTCAGCGTAACATCGAGAGAATCGTGCAAAGTAATTGATCTATAATCGATAagtactttcgttaaaatcgaattATACAAAAGTATTCATTTCACAAAGATACCAACAGTGATAATGTAAGTTTCAGATACAAGCAGAGGAGGAAGAATAGTCATCGAGGTACAAGTGGTTCCACGGAGGTCTGAAAATTACGCAATCCCTTCTCTCCTTTGATCCAACGAATGGAAAGAAACTCGTGCGAAAGCCTGTCGTTATCGCTAACAGGTGTTGCGGTCAAAAGTCGCGGCGAAAGGAAATCGTTAACATCGTGGCCCGGATTTATTTTGCACACCGCACGAAAGAAAATATCCTTGAGGCAAAATGTCAGAGCAGAGTGGAGGCTCGTTTGAATGCGCATATGTTTAGGAGGGAACCCCTCGATTATTTCGATAAGGCTAGGTCGGCGAGAGCAGAACACGCTAAGATATTGACCGCCGCGGTATTGACCGTTGGCCACTTCTTGTAGTCAACGTTGGATTTATGCGACTACACTGTTGTAGATGATTATAAATTTTTGCCCGTCGCATCGTTCGATTTCGTATTCAGAGCATCCGAGAATCGAACGCCAACACGATCGTCAAAGTGCAAGGATGTTTTCAATTCTTGATGTTCATCCGGTTGGACTGTCTTAATTCGAGGACAGGTAACACGAGCT
Protein-coding sequences here:
- the LOC143145993 gene encoding cyclin-dependent kinase-like 4 isoform X1 — translated: MDKWLQDRKLWLFGSTLPLLPRRSRAPSKAMERYERLARLGEGSYGVVFQCRDRQTGKLVAVKKFQQTEDDPLIRKIALREIRLLKNLKHPNLVNLLEVFRRKRKLHLVFEYCEYTLLNEMERYPNGCPEITTKQLTWQILQGVAYCHRLGCVHRDVKPENILITAEGVVKLCDFGFARMLSPGENYTEYVATRWYRAPELLVGDTQYGTPVDVWAIGCVFAELIRGEALWPGKSDVDQLYLIRRTIGDLLPRHMAIFQQNEFFAGISLPAPQTLTPLEDALPNRGNTALQLDFLQKCLDKDPNQRWSCEQLLQHPYFENFHFKMPEAEMEEFEKLKKYRDRSRNSNYSQMVLPQLPKAGASVHSQNENRPRSSSIHHQQDFDHLPTIKGCN
- the LOC143145993 gene encoding cyclin-dependent kinase-like 4 isoform X2 gives rise to the protein MNAIIGLLSRAPSKAMERYERLARLGEGSYGVVFQCRDRQTGKLVAVKKFQQTEDDPLIRKIALREIRLLKNLKHPNLVNLLEVFRRKRKLHLVFEYCEYTLLNEMERYPNGCPEITTKQLTWQILQGVAYCHRLGCVHRDVKPENILITAEGVVKLCDFGFARMLSPGENYTEYVATRWYRAPELLVGDTQYGTPVDVWAIGCVFAELIRGEALWPGKSDVDQLYLIRRTIGDLLPRHMAIFQQNEFFAGISLPAPQTLTPLEDALPNRGNTALQLDFLQKCLDKDPNQRWSCEQLLQHPYFENFHFKMPEAEMEEFEKLKKYRDRSRNSNYSQMVLPQLPKAGASVHSQNENRPRSSSIHHQQDFDHLPTIKGCN
- the Dnapol-epsilon58 gene encoding DNA polymerase epsilon subunit 2 gives rise to the protein MADEKLVRTIQGTFSLYGLVLPRKLSVSLAKELLNEEEHKRKTWLIQIVEQILAQNLNDPHITLANLKLAIEECVRPNTLKTTETVLNVIHAFDIPKIKHNLSEKKFVLTTILPDLYPGAQYKSLIFKDRFELLWYRTLRHELFVPPKLGEKKENWIELVPIEYLLSESKGGNVYVMGLLTQLTEGQYYLEDTGGTIKVDLEKANFRDGLIMEASIVIASGDYRDGVLYVEDIGFPPAESSSNARADFGDINTFGGLHNLSLKLSEKLKSHEECNKDGMIIFVSEMWLDDVIVLHKFRTMLQGYAQCPPIAFILCGHFLSFPENLTSVQKLKDGLKDLADLIMQFPDIKEFSKFIFVPGLDDVGSPKILPRSPLPKYLTEDFRKNIPGAIFTTNPCRIQYCTKEIVVLRENTLTKMCRNALHFPQEGNIYDHFAKSIICQSHLVPLSLSIIPVYWKQDHALQMYPTPDVIVVADKFEAYATTYSNCHVINPGVFPKNEYSFKVYVPALDLIEHCAIPKDMDDY